In Helianthus annuus cultivar XRQ/B chromosome 3, HanXRQr2.0-SUNRISE, whole genome shotgun sequence, a single window of DNA contains:
- the LOC110928489 gene encoding F-box/LRR-repeat protein At4g29420 encodes MDKLPESLLLEILSRLDNSADVACCRVASKAFNNVFPDLRSIKLLCSWRGTSGSISSSCFKKVFLDFISKLRVVESVCIGLHDATGVDPVDAEFLMEWLPRVSQTLKSLSLSDLPFAKYCHNLAELNLRSARLSLDHLNPMPMLTTLTLECTILQDHHLNQLNKCFPNLQVLELVGITGLKDPKIHLLNLQTCHLTLYSDLSSLTLITPNLITLKIVLCGYHTAIHVEAPTLSLFHLSVDGQKHPAAFTAKKFENLKTLWLDSFYIGFFLSEFPTMKTVETLILDSRNIAPRDATDSKLTLGKVFRVFPNVSSLRINSGAWSELEACLDPQGWDILDGSKGLKTICAYLMLVDPSLTFSYVACLLDQCVGLSVVSLLIHCGVDGTQCKSFMSKCMARWPGLKWRWGVWGKRMKDTWITDLQITEHPKSSKKLRL; translated from the exons ATGGACAAACTTCCTGAGTCTCTGCTACTCGAAATCCTGAGTCGGCTCGACAACTCAGCCGACGTTGCTTGCTGCCGAGTGGCTTCCAAGGCTTTCAATAATGTTTTTCCAGACCTTCGATCAATTAAGCTACTATGCTCATGGCGCGGCACTTCAGGCTCTATTTCCTCGAGTTGTTTCAAGAAGGTTTTTCTGGACTTTATTTCTAAACTGAGAGTTGTTGAATCGGTGTGTATCGGCCTTCATGACGCCACTGGAGTTGATCCCGTAGATGCGGAATTTTTAATGGAGTGGCTGCCTAGGGTTTCGCAAACCTTGAAATCGCTTTCGTTGTCTGATCTTCCTTTCGCCAAGTATT GTCATAATCTTGCTGAGTTAAATCTAAGGTCTGCACGGCTGTCTTTGGACCACTTGAATCCAATGCCAATGCTAACTACTTTGACACTTGAATGCACAATATTACAAGACCATCACCTAAACCAGTTGAATAAGTGTTTCCCTAATCTTCAAGTTCTTGAGTTGGTAGGTATCACAGGACTTAAAGATCCTAAGATCCACCTTCTCAACCTCCAAACCTGCCATTTGACTCTGTATAGTGATCTATCATCTTTGACTCTAATCACCCCCAACCTCATCACACTCAAAATTGTACTATGTGGCTATCACACTGCAATTCATGTTGAAGCTCCCACGTTATCTCTCTTTCATCTTAGTGTTGACGGCCAAAAACATCCTGCCGCTTTCACCGCCAAAAAGTTTGAGAACCTGAAAACACTTTGGTTGGACTCTTTCTACATTGGCTTCTTCCTTTCAGAATTCCCGACCATGAAAACAGTAGAAACTTTGATACTGGATTCGAGAAACATAGCACCAAGAGACGCTACAGATTCAAAATTAACCCTAGGGAAGGTGTTCAGGGTTTTTCCGAACGTGAGTTCTCTACGTATTAATTCAGGTGCTTGGTCGGAATTAGAAGCTTGTTTGGATCCTCAAGGTTGGGACATTTTGGATGGGAGTAAAGGATTGAAGACAATCTGTGCATATCTGATGTTAGTTGACCCGTCGTTGACTTTCTCATATGTTGCATGTCTGTTGGACCAATGCGTGGGCTTGTCAGTGGTCTCGTTGCTTATCCACTGTGGTGTTGATGGTACTCAATGTAAAAGTTTCATGTCTAAGTGCATGGCTCGTTGGCCTGGGTTGAAGTGGCGGTGGGGCGTATGGGGTAAACGCATGAAAGATACTTGGATAACCGATCTACAGATAACCGAACACCCCAAATCATCTAAGAAGCTCCGGTTGTGA
- the LOC110928488 gene encoding F-box/LRR-repeat protein At4g29420 yields MDKLPESLLLEILSRLDNSADVARCRFASKAFNNVFPDLRSIKLLCSWRGTSGSISSSCFKKVFLDFISKLRVVESVCIGLHDATGVDPVDAEFLMEWLPRVSQTLKSLSLSDLPFAKYCHNLAELNLRSARLSLDHLNPMPMLTTLTLECTILQDHHLHQLNKCFPNLQLLKLVGITGLKDPKIHLLHLQTCHLTLYSDLSSLTLITPNLITLKIVLCGYHTAIHVEAPTLSLFHLSVDGQKHPAAFTAKKFENLKTLCLDSFYIGFLLSEFPTMKTVETLILDSRNIAPRDARDSKLTLGKVFRVFPNVSSLRINSGAWSELEACLDPQGWDIILDGSKGLKTISAYLMLVDPSLTFSYVACLLDQCVGLSVVSLLIHCGVDGTQCKSFRSKCMARWPGLKWRWGVWGKRMKDTWITDLQITEHHKSSKKLRL; encoded by the exons ATGGACAAACTTCCTGAGTCTCTGCTACTCGAAATCCTGAGTCGACTCGACAACTCAGCCGACGTTGCTCGCTGCCGATTCGCTTCCAAGGCTTTCAATAATGTCTTTCCAGACCTTCGATCAATTAAGCTACTATGCTCATGGCGCGGCACTTCAGGCTCTATTTCCTCGAGTTGTTTCAAGAAGGTTTTTCTGGACTTTATTTCTAAACTGAGAGTTGTTGAATCGGTGTGTATCGGCCTTCATGACGCCACTGGAGTTGATCCCGTAGATGCGGAATTTTTAATGGAGTGGCTGCCTAGGGTTTCCCAAACCTTGAAATCGCTTTCGTTGTCTGATCTTCCTTTCGCCAAGTATT GTCATAATCTTGCTGAGTTAAATCTAAGGTCTGCACGGCTGTCTTTGGACCACTTGAATCCAATGCCAATGCTAACTACTTTGACACTTGAATGCACAATATTACAAGACCATCACCTACACCAGTTGAATAAGTGTTTCCCTAATCTTCAACTTCTTAAGTTGGTAGGTATCACAGGACTTAAAGATCCTAAGATCCACCTTCTCCACCTCCAAACCTGCCATTTGACTCTGTATAGTGATCTATCATCTTTGACTCTAATCACCCCCAACCTCATCACACTCAAAATTGTACTATGTGGCTATCACACTGCAATTCATGTTGAAGCTCCCACGTTATCTCTCTTTCATCTTAGTGTTGACGGCCAAAAACATCCTGCCGCTTTCACCGCCAAAAAGTTTGAGAACCTGAAAACACTTTGCTTGGACTCTTTCTACATTGGCTTCTTACTTTCAGAATTCCCGACCATGAAAACAGTAGAAACTTTGATACTGGATTCGAGAAACATAGCACCAAGAGACGCTAGAGATTCAAAATTAACCCTAGGGAAGGTGTTCAGGGTTTTTCCGAACGTGAGTTCTCTACGTATTAATTCAGGTGCTTGGTCGGAATTAGAAGCCTGTTTGGATCCTCAAGGTTGGGACATAATTTTGGATGGGAGTAAAGGATTGAAGACAATCAGTGCATATCTGATGTTAGTTGACCCGTCGTTGACTTTCTCATATGTTGCATGTCTGTTGGACCAATGCGTGGGCTTGTCAGTGGTCTCGTTGCTTATCCACTGTGGTGTTGATGGTACTCAATGTAAAAGTTTCAGGTCTAAGTGCATGGCTCGTTGGCCTGGGTTGAAGTGGCGGTGGGGCGTATGGGGTAAACGCATGAAAGATACTTGGATAACCGATCTACAGATAACCGAACACCACAAATCATCTAAGAAGCTCCGGTTGTGA